tcattcaatagtatttattgaacggtcccaccccggcgcttagaacagtgaagcagcgtggctcagtggaaggagcccaggcttgggagtcagaggtcatgggttcgaatcccggctctgccacttgtcagccgcgtgactgtgggcaagtcacttcacttctctgggcctcagttacctcatctgtaaaatggggattaactgtgagcctcacatgggacaacctgatgaccctgtatctcccccagcgcttagaacagggctctgcacatagtaagcgcttaacaaataccaacattattatcatcatccaccccagtacttagaagagtgcagagcacgtagtaaactcttaacaaataccatcaatattcattcattcaatagtatttattgagcgcttatccaccccagcgcttagaacagtgcttggcgcacaataagctcttaacacgacagttattaattatcatcatccaccccagcgcttagaacagtgcctagctcttaccaaataacatcattattcatgactcttatccaccccagcgcttagaacagtgcttggcgcacagtaagctcttaacacgacagttattaattatcatcaccaaccccagcgcttagaacagtgcctagctcttaccaaataacatcattattcatgactcttatccaccccagcgcttagaacagtgcttggcgcacagtaagctcttaacaaacactagaatgattatcatcattcattccctcaatagtatttattgagcgcttccaccccggcgctcagtacagtggccagCACGTAGTAAACTCTTCCCAAATACCATCCTTAGTCATGACTctgatccaccccggcgcttagaacagtgcctagcacgtagtaagcacttcccaaataccgTCACTATTCATGACTCtgatccactccggcgcttagtacagtgtctagcacgtagtaagcacttcccaaacaCCATCATTAGTCATGACtctgatccaccccagcgcttagcacagcgcttggcgcacGAGGCCTTAAAACAGACCCTATAAGGCTTAattatcaccattcattcattcaatagtctttattgagcgcttccaccccggcgcttagtacagtgcctagcacgtagtaaacgTAGTAaacgtagtagagaagcagcgtggctcagtggaaagagcacgggctttggagtcagaggtcatgggttcgaatcccggctcggccacttgtcagctgtgtgactttgggcaagtcacttcacttctcggtgcctcagttccctcatctgtcaaatggggattaagactgtgagcctcatgtgggacaacctgattaccctgtatctaccccagcgcttagaacagtgctcggcacatagtaagcgcttaacaaataccaacactaattaattaattaattaactcttAATCCAGACACCATCGTTAGTCACGACTctgatccatcccagcgcttacaacagcgcttggcgcacgaTAAGCTTTAACACTATgatgattcattattattattattattatctgccccggcgctcagaagagcgcagagcactgtactaaacgctcaacGGACGCCACTAAAAACAACAGACGGGAAACAAGGAGGACGCCctgctggaggggggggggggaaacagaacgcgccgcgcatgcgcggggggggggcagagcgcGCTGCGCATGCgcgagggtgggaggggtggaggggggaggggttgggctCGCGCGCaggcgggaggctgggagggcgggCAGAGCGCGCCGCGCATGCGCGAGGCTAGGAGGCGTCGGCTCGCGCGCAGGCGCGAggcggggaggctgggaggggtgggctCGCGCGCAGGcgcgaaggggggagggggccctccCGCGCCCGGGAGCCGGCCGGCGCCGGAAGTGACGTCGGCGGAAGTGACGCGGGCGGGCGGTGCGGGGGCCATTAGGGCCGCCGAAGGAGCGGCGGGCGGGAAGCCAGGCAGGCGGCCGGGCaggcggccgggcgggcgggatggcggacgaggaggaggatCCCACGGTGAGGTCATCGGCGCCGCCGCGCTCACTGCCCCGGGACAGCAAGAatagcagtgatgatgatggtggtatttgttgagcgcccactctgtgccgagcacccttctaagcgctgggagaaacaATAACGGTGGcaattgttcagcgcttactctgtgctgagcactcgcgtctaagcgctgggagaaacaATGCTGGAggcaattattaagcgcttactctgtgccaagccctcttctgagcgctaggaaaaataataatggtggcagttattaagcgcttactctgtgccaagccctcttctaagcgctaagaGAAAcaatgacggtggtatttatttgctattgttttaatgagatgttcttcccctttaataataataactatgggatttgttaagcacttactacgtgcaaagcactgttctaagcgctggggtagaaacagggtaatcaggttggtcccacgtagggctcacagtcttcatcccccattttacagatgaggtaactgaggcaccgagaagtgaagtgacttgcccacagtcacacagctgacaagtggcagagccgggattcgaacccacaacctctgactcccaaacccgtgctctttccaccgagccacgctgcttctctatttattgctattgttcttgtctgtccgtctcccccgataagagtgtaagcccgtaaaggaagcgctcaataaatgctattgaatgaatggtatttgttgagcgcctactctctGCCGAGcaccggtcattcattcagtagtatttatcgagcgctcaccctgtgcacaGCACATCATTCTTTTTCCCAACACttaaaattgtacattccaagcgcttagtacagtgctctgcatagagtaagcgctcggaatgtagaattctaagcgttggggaaaataatgatgttggtattcgttaagcgcttattctgtgccaaacactcttctgagcgctgggaaaaataataatggtggtatttgttcattcattcattcaatagtatttattgagcgcttactatgtgcagagcactgtactaagcgcttgggatgaacaagtcggcaacgggtagagacagtccctgccgtttgacgggcttacagtctaatcgggggagacggacagacaagaacgatggcactaaacagcgtcaaggggaagaacatctcgtaaaaacaatggcaactaaatagaatcaaggcgatgtacaattcattaacaaaataaacagggtaatggaaatatatacagttgagcggacgagtacagtgctgtggggatgggaagggagaggtggaggagcagagggaaaatgttcagcatttactatgtgcagagcactctgctaagcgctgggaaaaataacggtggaatttgttaagcgcttactctgtgccgagcactgttctaagcactgggagaaacaatcgtggtggcatttgttaagcgtttactatgtacctagcacttttctaagcgctgggaaaagcaataatgttggtatttgttaagcgtttactatgtgcagagcacttgtctaagggctgggaaaaataataatggtggcatttgttaagcgcttactctgtgctgagcactcttctaagcgctgggaaaagtaatgatgttggtatttgttcagtgcttaggggaagcggcatggctcagtggcaagagcccgggcttgggagtcagaggtcatgggtttgaatcctggctctgccgcttgtcaactgtgtgacttggggcaagtcacttcactgggcctcagttccctcatctgtaaaatggggttgaacactgtgagcctcacgtgggacaacctcattcccctgtatctaccccagcgcttagaacggtgctctgcacatagtaagcgcttaacaaagaccaacattattattactatgtgtcaagcaccactcTACACGCTGGCAaagataatgattttggtatgtgttaagcgcttactatgtgccaagcactgctctaaatgttgGGAAaagtaataatgtgggtatttaagcacttactatgtgccgtgcactcttctaagcactgggaaaagtaataatgttggcatttgttaagtgcttactatgtgccgagcaccgttcattcagcgctatgtgctaagcgcttggaatggacaattctaagcgttgggaaaaataatgatgttggtatttaagtgctcactatgtaccaagcactcttctaagcgctgggaaaaataataatggtggtatttactaagtgcttactatgtgttgagcaccgtTCAACAcacagtacagaagcagcatggcttacagaaggaatgtggctcagtggaaagaacctgggcttaggagtctcaggtcatgggttcgaattctggctcggccacttgtcagctgtgtgactgtgggcaagtcacttcacttctctgggcctcagttccctcatctgtaaaatggggatgaagactgtgagcctcacgtgggacaacctgattaccctgtatctaccccagtgcttagaacagtgctctgcacatagtaagcacttaacacataccaacattattattaccattctaagcgctggtaaatATTATGAtgccgctatttgttaagcgcttactctgtgccgagcactgttctaaatgctgggaaaagtaataatagtggcatttaagcgtttactatgtgctgagcactcttctgagtgctgggaaaagtaatgttggtatttattaagcgcttactatgtgcagagcactgttctaagcgctggggtggggtaggtacaatgtgatcaggttgtcccccgtggggctcccagtcttcatccccagtttacagctgagggaattgaggtccagagaagtgaagcgacttgcccaaagtcacacagctgacggttggcggagccaggattagaacccacaacctctgactccaaagcccgggctcttgccactgagccacgctgttgttcGAGGCAGtggctcctctcccatccctgcccGGCCCTGGGCTGGTGGGAATTTCCTCGGGAATTTTGCACACCTCCAAGATCCGGCCTCTACCCGGTAAACTCCGTGCGGGCAGGAAACCCGTCGCCCAATTCTCTTCGATtcgactctccccagtgcttagctgagggctctgcacgcagtaagcgttcagtaagtaccttTGAGCGATGCAAACAActgcctcttcttttctcccccctgGGCATTCCAGTTTGAAGAAGACAACGAAGAAGCCGGAGGGGGAGCAGacggagggcaggggaagaggaaaaggcttTTCTCCAAAGAACGTAAGCTTCAGGGACGCGGCACAGTTCCCTCGTTGACTCTGCAGGACGCATTGAGGCCTGtcgtaataatcatgatatttctttagtgcttaacTCTATGCGAGAAGCATgtatgttcattcagtcgtatttattgagcgcctatgtgcagagcaccggactaagtgcttggaatggacaattcggcaacagatacagtccctgaccaatgatgggctcacagtctaaagagaagcaacgtggctcagtggaaagaccgggcttgggaatcagaggtcgtgggttcgaatccctgctccgccacttgtcaactgtgtgactgtcggcaagtcacttcacttctgggcctcagttacctcatctgtaaaatggggatgaagcctgtgagccccaagagggacagcctgatcaccttgtatctccccagtgcttagaacagtgcttggtacatagtaagcgcttaacaaatacccacattattattataattccgcaacagatagagaccatccctgccccgcaacgggctcacagtctaaaaaggggagatggGCAGCTAAACAAGTAGTCCAGTGTCAGtaccatcaaggtaaatagaatcatagatgtatacacctcattaataaaatagggtaataaataatatatacacagagacacaagtgctgtggggaggggaaggggaaagagcagagggcaggagaaggaggaatggggaggaggagcagagggaaagggagggctcagtctgggaaggcctcccggaggaggtgagctctctagaagcattgtggctcagtggaaggagcacgggtttgggagtcagaggttatgggttctaatcccaactccgtcactcatcagctgtgtgacttggggcaagtcagttgcccaactgtactcagtgcttagtactcttagtacactatgtgctaagtgctctgcacatagtaaccgctcaataaatacaattgaatgagtgagttaacttttctgtgcctgttccctcatctgtaaaatgggagttaagacagtgagccccacgtgggacgacctgattacctcgtgtctccccccagcgcttagaacagtgcttggcacataggcgcttaacaaatataatcatcattatctgccagatattgttctaagtgcagggctacataaaagataatcaggttggacacagtctctggcccacaaacggctcccagtcttaatcaccattttacagatgagggaactgaggcacagagaagtgaagtgacctgccgcaggtcacagagcagatgatgtctgcttacttgtattgatgtccatctcccccccaccctctagactgagctcactgtgggcagggatggtctctattgctgttttgtacttttccaatctCGAACTCCAGTTTGAAGAATTTAGGGGACAAAGCAGGATCTGTTCAAGTGCAATTTTTTTTACCCCCCCGCAGTGAGGTGTATGATGTATGGATTTGGAGATGACCAGAACCCTTACACGGAATCGGTTGATATTCTTGAAGATCTTGTAATAGAGTTTATCACTGAAATGGTAAGATTTCTCAAGTGTTTATAGTACTCAGTTGGGGATTGAACTTTGTTTAAACTAACACTGGGGATTGAACTTTGTTTAAACTAACACTCGCAGTGTCCTATTTGAAAATATTGtcggtgatatttgagtgcttcgtGTGTGCAGcacgctgtactaggcacttgggagaaactAGAGATGGAAGGTGTGATTCCTGTcgtcagagagtttacagtctagctgtggAGACAGCTATTAAATTACAAGCAGGGGTTGCAAATGGATAAAAAGATCTGGATGTAAGTGGTGGGAAAGCACCTAAGTGCTTTAAGTAAGGATTAAAGACCTTTAAGTAGGATTAAAGACCCAAGTGCTATGACaataaagaagggagggagaaatagggagggagaacggtggggagaggagaggttaatgagggaaggctttctggaggagatgtgatttttagtaggatTTTAGTAAGACGGGAATAGTGGTGGTctcctggatatgaagagggagggaggtccaagcAGGAGGGCGCGAGCAAGAGAGACTGGAGCGAAACGGCGAGGCGATCaatggagtgaaatgtgcaggctgggttgtagcaggggagagggggccgaTCGAGTGTTGCGGCAAGGAGTTGGTGCATAGGAATGAGATGGGTTCCCTCCTTTTAATTCCTCCTACTTTTAttgagaaagggagatggaattGTTTAGGGATCGCAGGGGAAAGGCCTATTTGGAATATTTTCCAGCTAACTGATCTTATCGCGTTTCCTCGTAACAGACGCACAAAGCGATGTCGATTGGACGACAAGGTCGGGTGCAGGTTGAAGATATCGTCTTCTTAATCCGTAAGGACCCAAGGAAGTTTGCCCGGGTTAAAGACTTGCTTACTATGAATGAAGAACTCAAACGAGCCAGGAAAGCTTTCGATGAAGCCAATTATGGATCTTGACATTTTTGTAATTTGTTGAACAGCCTTAGAGCCATCGTGTGTATGTATACTTTCCATTTGGCTAAGAATGCGTGGCCCCGAAACAAAGTAGCCAGACAGACACAGAGCTATAGCAGTATAAAAGGAAAGTGGATCGTAAACTCAAATTTTCAGGCTTTATTCTGACTTTCTAAATTTCAGATGGGCTTTTGGGGTCCTTAATTGTCCTTTATTTCCTAGACATGAAAGGTTTACGGATGTTTTAACAACGTTAGGGTAGCGCATTTTCTCTGACCTACGCTTCAGCATTCTGTTTTGGTGCTGTTGTGTTTTGCTTCTGGATGGTGACTTCAGACTTGAGTGAGAATTTTTAGTAGTCACGTGTATTTGTTCACCGCTCCTCTGTATGCTGGCCCCCTGGGAATGCACTAAGGATAACTTTTTCTTTGCAAtggtctctctttctcctttctaatAAACAACCCTAGGTATTTTTAAGTTGCCCCAAGCATTCTCCAAATTCATTTTTTCAATATGCCCGTTGGCTAGTTCTTCGTTTGGTTCCCCCCGCTTACGCCTGGAGATCTCCTCCTGTTCTCATGTTCCGTTGGGTTAGCGTTCAAGCCGCAGCCCACACTTCGATTTTCCTCACCGTTATCTCacgtttcagtcagtcagtggtatttattgagcagttaaacTTTGTGCAGAAtgtctgggagagttcagtacaacagaattggtagacacagtccttgcccacaatgaggtacAGTACTCCTAGATTGCTGCCCTAGCAAGGGCTGATTTGGGCTGATAATGATTTTAGTAGAGGTGCCAGGGCAATCTTTGACTGCAAATCAATAAAGACTTTCTAATTGGAGAATTATTTATGCCCTGGGGATTGTGCTGCAGTTGTTTATGTggtctgagccccctttttcggTCTATGGTTTTGGAGAATTTAATTTGTCTTCAAGGTCCCAGAAAAATAGAGAATTTAATCTATCTGCAGGGTCCCCCCAAAAATAGGGAATTTTATTTAATCTGTCTGCAAGCTCTCCGAAAAATACCTGCTTagggatgtatttttttttttacaatagacCATGCCTGTATTACATGAGTAAGTCAGTGTTCCAAAAGGCTAATCATCTCTTGTAGTGATTTTACTTAATTTTCTTTCCTCAGTTCTAGAAGTGACTTATAATTAATGAGAATTGAATCAGTTGTGAAATTTTGTATGCAAGCCTAAAAAACAAAGGACCCTTCCCTGTTTTTTGTTTGTCAACAGTTTGTTTTGGGTCTGTGCATGCTGGATTTTAGGCAAGCCATTTGCACAAAGGAGTTCTTGAGAGGGAgttttgattgtactctcctcagcgcttagtacagtgctctgcacatagtaagcgttcagcacATACCACTGTTTTTGAGTCTTAAAGGTGATGTAATTTAGTCCCCGGTGGTAGAAAAATTGGTGGTTGGGATCAGTGGTGCCTATTGAGTggaaagcactatagtaagtaagctcttgggagagtacaatacaagaagttTTTAGGAAGGCTTTTCTGATTTTGATGTTGTGAAAATGCTTACTTGGGTAGAAACATTGACCTGTATGTGCTGCTATTATTTTTCTGAATATACAGTTGTGTGGGTTTGGGTATATTCTGTGTCTAAAATTTTTTGCACTTAATAGCTTATACATTTTGAGAAGTGAAATAACATTTGAGGGGATCATGGAAATCTTTTTTTATGAAGTCCTACATGTTTGCAAACTTATTTTGAGCGGTCAGCTGGCCTGTTCTGGGGGATTTTGCTGGAATAAACTTAAAAAGTTCTGAACCAGTAAGTGGCTGTATTCTGTCCTATGAGGTGGGTCTGTCTTTTCAGCGGTGTTCGTGTCTGTGACTCAGCTTGCCCAGCGTGCCCATGTGGATAACGAGCATCTCTTCAAATCAGGCGTGGAACAAATTCCACGCTGGTGCTGAGGTAGTTTTCCTTATCCCCTGGATGTCGTGATTCAAGTGTGGATAGAAGAAGAGAGGAGTTTGGAACCTCAGATACCTCTGGCACTTGTGGTTCCAGGATTTGGGAATGCGCCAGAGCAGGATGAACCTCTCCTGAGTGGTAGCAGTTGTAATAAAGTTCaataagcgcttgctgtgtgcggagcgctgtgctaagcgctgggagagaatcccTACAGTTGCATTTGTTTtgcaatggtatttaagggcctactctgtcaagcattgttctaggcgctggggtaaatagaaggtaatcgggctggacgTAGTCCCTTTTCCACttacggctcacagtctgagtgactGTTTTtagagttggggaaactgaggcacggagaagttaagtgacacagcagatcAGGGCTGCCATCTCTGGACCCAATGTGACTGTCGCCTAGAAATCGCATTAGAGTACTATTATCTTCCCAAAAGAGTGGTGGGATTGATGTGTGGATTCCCCTCACTGACTTTTCCCAGACCATCTAACCTTCAGGAAGTGCTCTACCTTTATGATGGTGCATCAGAGTCATCAAGTGATTTAAAAATGCAAATGTCA
The Ornithorhynchus anatinus isolate Pmale09 chromosome 4, mOrnAna1.pri.v4, whole genome shotgun sequence genome window above contains:
- the TAF13 gene encoding transcription initiation factor TFIID subunit 13, producing MADEEEDPTFEEDNEEAGGGADGGQGKRKRLFSKELRCMMYGFGDDQNPYTESVDILEDLVIEFITEMTHKAMSIGRQGRVQVEDIVFLIRKDPRKFARVKDLLTMNEELKRARKAFDEANYGS